The following coding sequences are from one Saccopteryx bilineata isolate mSacBil1 chromosome 3, mSacBil1_pri_phased_curated, whole genome shotgun sequence window:
- the ATP5IF1 gene encoding ATPase inhibitor, mitochondrial encodes MAVTTLAVRMQLGVWGVRVMQARGFASEPPHGIQASSGSVREAGGAFGKKEQAEEERYFRARTKEQLAALKKHHEDEITHHAKEIERLQKEIERHKQNIKKLKQNADD; translated from the exons ATGGCAGTCACTACGTTGGCGGTGCGGATGCAGCTCGGTGTGTGGGGCGTGAGGGTCATGCAAGCCCGAGGCTTCGCCTCCGAACCG CCACACGGTATCCAGGCCAGCTCGGGCTCGGTCAGGGAGGCCGGTGGGGCCTTCGGAAAAAAAGAGCAGGCTGAAGAGGAACGATATTTCCG AGCACGGACTAAAGAACAACTGGCAGCCTTGAAGAAACACCATGAAGATGAGATCACTCATCATGCAAAGGAGATTGAGCGTCTGCAGAAAGAAATTGAGCGGCACAAGCAGAACATcaagaaactaaaacaaaatgctGATGATTAA
- the DNAJC8 gene encoding dnaJ homolog subfamily C member 8 produces MAASGESGASAGGGSTEEAFMTFYSEVKQIEKRDSVLTSKNQIERLTRPGSSYFNLNPFEVLQIDPEVTDEEIKKRFRQLSILVHPDKNQDDADRAQKAFEAVDKAYKLLLDQEQKKRALDVIQAGKEYVEHTVKERKKQLKKEGKSTNVEEDDPELFKQAVYKQTMKLFAELEIKRKEREAKEMHERKRQREEEIEAQEKAKREREWQKNFEESRDGRVDSWRNFQANTKGKKEKKNRTFLRPPKVKMEQRE; encoded by the exons ATGGCGGCTTCAGGGGAGAGCGGTGCTTCGGCAGGCGGAGGCAGCACAGAGGAGGCATTTATGACCTTCTACAGTGAG gtgaaacagatagagaagagagattCAGTTTTAACATCCAAAAATCAGATTGAAAGATTGACCCGTCCTGGTTCCTCCTACTTCAATTTGAATCCATTTGAG GTTCTTCAGATAGATCCGGAAgtgacagatgaagaaataaaaaagaggtttCGGCAG TTATCCATCTTGGTGCATCCAGACAAAAATCAAGATGATGCTGACAGAGCACAAAAGGCTTTTGAAG CTGTGGACAAAGCTTACAAGTTGCTACTGGATCAGGAACAAAAGAAGAGGGCCCTGGATGTAATTCAGGCAGGAAAAGAATACGTGGAACACACT gtgaaagagagaaagaaacaattaaagaaggaaggaaaatctACAAATGTGGAGGAAGATGATCCAGAGCTA TTCAAACAAGCAGTATACAAACAGACCATGAAACTCTTTGCTGAGCTGGAAattaaaaggaaggagagagaagccaaagAGATGCATGAAAG GAAGCGACAAAGGGAAGAAGAGATTGAAGCTCAAGAAAAAGCCAAACGGGAGAGGGAGTGGCAGAAAAACTTTGAG GAAAGTCGAGATGGTCGTGTGGACAGCTGGCGAAACTTCCAAGCAAATACAAAgggcaagaaagagaagaagaatcgGACCTTCCTGAGACCACCAAAAGTAAAAATGGAGCAGCGTGAGTGA